From the genome of Sulfurimonas paralvinellae:
TTTAACAAAACAAAAGGATGGAATGCAGGTGATGACCTTCTCAAAGAAATTGCGGAAATATTAAAAAACAACTTTTCAAAAGAGAGCCTGCTCTACCGTTTTTATGGAGATAATTTTTTAGTCTTTACCAATTCTAAAAAAGAGATAGAGAATACCCTGACAATACTCAATGAACGTTTTGATGACAAAGAAGTAACAGTCGATGTCAAACACAATACAAAAGAGATCACTGCAGATATGCAGATAGAAAGTTTACGCGATGTTCTACAAAAACTTTTTTAAAAATAACCGACGCCCTCTGCTTATCAGCCTGATCTTCTTTGCAGTAGTGGAGGCCGTAATCCTTCTCTCTACAAGTTACCTTAAACAAAAAGATATAAATTACTACCTCGATATCTTTACCAATAACCTTGAAACAAATATTAACATGACAAATGCACATCTCAGTGAATTGACGCAAAGCTTCTATGACTTTAAGATAAATAACCCAAAAGTTGACGCTATCATGGCTAAAGCAGCAGCAACACAGGACAAGCATGAACGAGATAGACTTCGCAAAGAGCTTTTTAGATTACTGAATGATGACTATAAAAAAATGCATCATTACGGCATACGACAGCTTCATTTTCATCTTCCGAACTCTATCAGTTTTTTGCGTTTTCACAGACCAAACAAATATGGGGATTCACTTCAAAATGTCCGCGAGACCATCGATTATGTCAACAAAAGAAGAATTCCCATCAGTGCATTTGAAGAGGGGCGGATTTTCAATGGCTTTCGCAACGTGTATCCAATCTTTCACGATGGAGAGTTTGTCGGTACAGTTGAGCTTTCCTTCTCTTTTCTGGCAATGCAGGAGTTCTTGACAAAAACAGACCATACCTCCTATCTCTTTCTCATCAAGCAAGAAGTTGTCAATAAAAAAGTTTTTACAAGCGAAAAGAGGAACTATCAAAAAAGTGAGTTTGACGGTTTTGACTACGATAAAGCTACATTAAGTAAAAGCATGCAGATGCGGCTTAACAAAATGTTTAGCATCAATAAAGCAATCTCCAAACAAGTAGCACAAAGAGTTGCCAAGGGAGAGTCATTTTCGATCTATTTTCATCAAAATGACATCTACAATGATAGCCCTATCATTATCTCTTTCATTGCCGTACCGAACCTTGACAGCAAGACAGTGGCCTACATTCTCAACTATCAGTTTGGCGATACACTTAAAATTTTAATCAAAAATTCACATATGATTTTTATTATTCTCTCTTTACTCCTAATTTTTATCTCTCTTATCTTGTTTATCTATTTTTATAATGATGAGAAGAGGAGAGCAAAGATATTTCAAGATGCGACACATGACGCATTGACAGGTCTTTACAATCGTCATGCGGTCAATTACTTCTTCAAACAGAAAATAGATGAATCAAAACGCTATCATAAACCACTGAGCATCATTTTTTGCGACATCGATTTTTTTAAAAAAATCAATGATACCTATGGACATGACATCGGAGATTATGTTCTAAAAGGTATCGCAGCCATACTACAAAACCATCTTCGTTCAAGTGATATATCTGCCAGATGGGGAGGAGAGGAGTTCATCATTTTCTTACCGGAAACATCTCTTGAAGAAGCTGTTGCCATCGCTCAAAAACTACGCAAGATCATCGAAGCATCACTCTTTAGCTCCATCGAGACAACTACCTGCAGTTTTGGTGTTACACAACTACGAGAAGATGACACTTCTGACTCTCTGCTCAAACGAGTTGATGAGCTGCTCTATAGAGCAAAAGAAAACGGAAGAAATCGTGTTGAGAACGACTAGATGTCATCCCTGTAGACATCGGTCATATCAAAATCATAATCCGGCTTGATATCAGGTATTGAGTCCAGATCATTGGGGTCTACTTTTTGTTCGGAAAGATTATACTCTTTACCTTGGTAAAACTTCTGTTCCTTGGCAAACCTCTTCTCTTTTTGCATCTGTTCTTGAACATGTTTTGCTTTGAGTTCTTCAGCTGTACTTTTTGCCTGCAGTCCAGAAACTCCCATAAACAGGACAAAGAATAACAAAGTTCCTTTTTTCATAACCTATCCTTATTAAGATATTAATCTTAAATTATACCTAAAAGAATCCCGTTTTCAAAATATTGTCTGCGGATTTGAACATATCCGATATAATTCCACTATGAAAAACAGATCTGTAGACATTCGAACCATTTTCAAACTTGCCCTGCATCATAAAAAAGCTTTTATCTACGGGCAGCTTATAACACTGGCAGCCATCATCATAAGCATACCTGTTCCTTTGATGCTTCCTGTAATGGTCGATGAAGTACTTCTGCATAAGCCGCACTACATCGTTCCGGCGATCGATAAACTCTTTGGCAGCGGTTCCGCATTTTACTACATCGCACTTGTTGCCGCCGTTGTTATATTTTTACGCTTTTTATACTATTTTCTCACAGTTGTTACGACAAAGATCTTTACAAAAATATCCAAATATGTAACCTTCATGATACGTAGACACCTGCTCACACACCTGCAGTATACCTCAATGAATGCCTATGAAACACTAGGAAGCGGTGCTATCACGGCTAACCTCATCACTGACATCGATACACTCGATGCCTTCATCATGAATTCGGCTTCAAAGTTTGTCGCTTCCGTTTTAACACTTTTAGCCGTCGGTATTGTCATGATAGCCATTGATCCGATACTGGGTATTTTGATTCTTTTCGTTCAGCCGCTTATCATGTTCATCAGCAAAAAAATGTCGACTCGTATCGGTGAGCTTAAAGCCAAAGAGAACCAAGCCATCGCCGAGTTTCAAGAAGATGTCGGTGAGACACTTGAGCTTTTTGGACAGATAAAAGCGAGCAACAAAGAGGAGTATTTTTTCTCAAAATCCATAGAGCAGGCAAAAAAGATAAAAGAGACTTCCAATGCTTTTGGATTTAAAAGTGTCGCCTATGAAAAGCTCTCCTACACAATCTTTCTCTCCGTTTTTGAGCTTATTCGTGCTACGGGACTGTTGCTTGTTGCCTACAGTGATTTGAGCATCGGTATGATGTTTGCGATGTTTGGCTACATCTGGTTTATCATGACGCCTGTTCAGGATATTCTCTCCATGCAATACAGCTATGCTTCGGCAAAGGCAGCACTTGGGCGTATCAATAAAGTGCTCACCCTCAAACATGAAGCAAACGGCAGAGAAAAGATACAAACTAAAGCCCTTGACATTTCACTAAGTAATCTTTCTTTTTCTTATGAAAGCAGTGACAAAGAGGTCCTCAAAGATATCACTTTTGACGTCCCTTACGGCTCAAAAATAGCGCTCATCGGTGCAAGCGGCAGCGGTAAAACGACACTCGCACAGATAATCTCAGGGTTTTATGAAAAAAAATCCGGCACTCTGGCTTACAACAATATAGAAATCGAAAATCTCGACAGACACTCCCTGAGAGCGAAGATATTTCTTGTCCTGCAGATGCCCATTCTTTTCAATGCAACGCTGCGGTTTAACATAACCATGGGAAATGAGAACATCGATGATACAGCTTTGATTCGTGCTCTTGAGACTGCCCAGCTCTCTGAAATGTTAGCGGGTATGCCCGATGGTCTTGACACTATAGTAGGACATCACGGCATCCGACTCTCAGGCGGGCAGCGACAGCGTTTGAGCATCGCCCGCATGATTGTTGCCGACCCGAGCGTCGTCATCTTCGATGAATCAACCTCTGCACTCGATGTTCATACCGAGACAAAACTCTTTGTAGCCCTTGAGCCTCTGCTCAAAGACAAAACAGTTATCACCATTGCCCACCGCCTCAGCACCGTAAAAAATGCCGACAGGATCTATGTGCTCAATGAGGGCAAGATAGTCCAGCAGGGAACACATGAAGAGCTAGAACAACAAGAAGGCCACTACTATGAATTTATCAAAGAGCAACTGCTATGATGCACAGTAAGCTTTTAGAGTGGTACAAAAATTACGGCAGACATGAACTTCCATGGAGAAACACCGACAATATCTACCATATCTACCTCAGCGAGATAATGCTGCAGCAGACGCAGGTAAGCCGTGTACGTGATGAGTTCTATCCGAATTTTTTAGAGAAATTTCCAACGCTCAAAGCCCTTGCAGATGCAAAAGAAGAAGATGTTCTTGCAGCATGGAGCGGTCTGGGCTACTACTCACGTGCGCGAAATCTGCATAAAACAGCAAAGCTCACGCACAAAAATTTTCCCACCGAGTATGAAGAGCTGTTACAACTTCCCGGAATCGGCAGTTACACGGCATCCGCCGTTTGTTCTTTTGGCTACCATCAAAATGTTGTCGTCATCGACACCAACATTAAAAGAGTTCTCAAACGTTTCTACGCCCTGCCAAATCCAAGCGACAAAGAGCTTGCCGACAAAGCACAGAAACTGCTCAACCATAAAGAACCGCGAGCACACAATCTCGCACTGATGGATCTGGGATCGCTTATCTGCATACCAAAAGAGCCAAGCTGTGAGAGCTGTCCGCTGCGTGAGAGTTGTCAGGGAAAAAGTGAGCCGGAGCTCTACAGTAAAACAAAAAAAACACAGTATGAATCTATGGATCTTTTTTACGGAATATGGATTCAAGAAGGGAAAATAGCTCTCACGCAATCAGAAGGAAGTATGTACAAAAACATGCTCACACTTCCAAGTATAGACCCCATTGAAGAGAATTACATTACATCTTTCAAACATGCCTACACCAAGTACCGTCTTACCGTCAAACTCTATCATGGCAATGAGCTGCCGCAGCAAAAGCTCTTTTGGAAAAGTTTTGAAGAGCTGCCAACCCTGCCAATATCTTCTTTGACAAAAAAAGCACTGAAGCTCTTATAATCCTTGCTGTGGTTTTGGCTGCTCTACTTTTCCGCGATAGATCACTTTGCATGTACTTGGCAAAACAAACTCTGCCGTATCTGTCAAGACATCATCTATTGACTGCGTAAGATCATCTGTCAGTGATACTTTTTTATCACTTATATGTGTTGTATTAAGAGCAAACGAC
Proteins encoded in this window:
- a CDS encoding ABC transporter ATP-binding protein; translated protein: MKNRSVDIRTIFKLALHHKKAFIYGQLITLAAIIISIPVPLMLPVMVDEVLLHKPHYIVPAIDKLFGSGSAFYYIALVAAVVIFLRFLYYFLTVVTTKIFTKISKYVTFMIRRHLLTHLQYTSMNAYETLGSGAITANLITDIDTLDAFIMNSASKFVASVLTLLAVGIVMIAIDPILGILILFVQPLIMFISKKMSTRIGELKAKENQAIAEFQEDVGETLELFGQIKASNKEEYFFSKSIEQAKKIKETSNAFGFKSVAYEKLSYTIFLSVFELIRATGLLLVAYSDLSIGMMFAMFGYIWFIMTPVQDILSMQYSYASAKAALGRINKVLTLKHEANGREKIQTKALDISLSNLSFSYESSDKEVLKDITFDVPYGSKIALIGASGSGKTTLAQIISGFYEKKSGTLAYNNIEIENLDRHSLRAKIFLVLQMPILFNATLRFNITMGNENIDDTALIRALETAQLSEMLAGMPDGLDTIVGHHGIRLSGGQRQRLSIARMIVADPSVVIFDESTSALDVHTETKLFVALEPLLKDKTVITIAHRLSTVKNADRIYVLNEGKIVQQGTHEELEQQEGHYYEFIKEQLL
- a CDS encoding A/G-specific adenine glycosylase, which encodes MMHSKLLEWYKNYGRHELPWRNTDNIYHIYLSEIMLQQTQVSRVRDEFYPNFLEKFPTLKALADAKEEDVLAAWSGLGYYSRARNLHKTAKLTHKNFPTEYEELLQLPGIGSYTASAVCSFGYHQNVVVIDTNIKRVLKRFYALPNPSDKELADKAQKLLNHKEPRAHNLALMDLGSLICIPKEPSCESCPLRESCQGKSEPELYSKTKKTQYESMDLFYGIWIQEGKIALTQSEGSMYKNMLTLPSIDPIEENYITSFKHAYTKYRLTVKLYHGNELPQQKLFWKSFEELPTLPISSLTKKALKLL
- a CDS encoding sensor domain-containing diguanylate cyclase, producing the protein MFYKNFFKNNRRPLLISLIFFAVVEAVILLSTSYLKQKDINYYLDIFTNNLETNINMTNAHLSELTQSFYDFKINNPKVDAIMAKAAATQDKHERDRLRKELFRLLNDDYKKMHHYGIRQLHFHLPNSISFLRFHRPNKYGDSLQNVRETIDYVNKRRIPISAFEEGRIFNGFRNVYPIFHDGEFVGTVELSFSFLAMQEFLTKTDHTSYLFLIKQEVVNKKVFTSEKRNYQKSEFDGFDYDKATLSKSMQMRLNKMFSINKAISKQVAQRVAKGESFSIYFHQNDIYNDSPIIISFIAVPNLDSKTVAYILNYQFGDTLKILIKNSHMIFIILSLLLIFISLILFIYFYNDEKRRAKIFQDATHDALTGLYNRHAVNYFFKQKIDESKRYHKPLSIIFCDIDFFKKINDTYGHDIGDYVLKGIAAILQNHLRSSDISARWGGEEFIIFLPETSLEEAVAIAQKLRKIIEASLFSSIETTTCSFGVTQLREDDTSDSLLKRVDELLYRAKENGRNRVEND